From Arachis hypogaea cultivar Tifrunner chromosome 3, arahy.Tifrunner.gnm2.J5K5, whole genome shotgun sequence:
ATCAAGTCCGAGTAACAAAACACAGTCAAAATTCACTACTCAGGATAATCATTGTTAAGATATTATTCCTGTGCATaaactaacttaagcatcagagttcTTTTTGTAGTTACTCCTCACTACTCGGACGAGGCTTGCACTGGTGGCACGATTTTTAGCGAGAGCAGCCGCGCAAGCATCCCAGCAGTCGCCACCGATCTATACCTCGGCCGGAGCCTTAGGCAGGAACATTTGGTGCTCACCGTGGGGCCGAAGAGTTTAACTTTGCCCCATCccgttattttgatttttataacGTATCCATATCCGTCTTGTATCTCTTTTTCTTTGGAGAAAAGGAAGCATGGCTGATCTCTCGGAGACTCAGCAACATCCTCGAACCAATGCCGACCTCATGGCCGCTAATGCCACCCTCCTAGCGGAAAGTCAGCGGATGGCCGAGCTGTTAGCAACAATGCAGAATAATGGAGAACAGAAGGATGACAACAAAAAAGCAAATGCTGATCAGCACGAAGAGCATCAGTCAGAGTCCAACGCAAAGACAGGGAAAACACCCCCGAAAACCGGAAGACGACGAACCAACCCGTTTTTCGAAGAAATAATGAATTTCGAAATGCCTAAGAATTTTACACTTATGACTTTAACACCATATAAGGGGATCAGAGATCCTAAAGTTCATGTCACAAAATTTGAGTCTATGATGTTCCTCAATAGTGACTCCTATACCATCCTTTGCCGATCTTTTCCAACATTTTTAATTGGAGCTGCCTTATTATGGTTTCCTAATTTGTCTGCAGGATCCATAACCAACTTTGATGAGTTCGCCAAGATGCTCATCAATCATTTTGCAGCGTCTAAAATCTATGTGAGAGACTCGGACTACCTCAGCACAATTAAGCAAGGGCAGCATGAAAGGCTAAAAGACTATATGACACGTTTTACAACAGCAGCAATGGAGATCCCTGACCTTAACCCAGAGGTATAGTTGCACGCTATAAAGAATGGCCTTTGACCTGAAAAATTCCAGGAAGTTATCGCTGTGGCAAAACCAAAGACATTGGAAGAGTTCCGAGACAAAGCAACTGGACAAATCGAAATAGAGGAGCTCTACAAAACTCGGAGGAATGAGAGACCATCGtctaggaaggaagaagaaagaccTTACAGGTCCCAGAATAAAGATTCCAAAAAATCCTTCAAGCTAGTTCTGAAATTCGATTCATACACCAAGTTCAACACCAAAAGGGAAGACATAATCAAAGAAATCCTTCACAATAAGCTCATAAAACCACCAAGTAGAGCAAGTACATACCAAGACCAAAGGTATGTCAACAAAACCAAGCATTGCGCCTTTCACCGAAAATCTGGCCACACCACGGATGAATGCGTGGTGGCTAAGGACACATTAGAAAGGATGGCACGACAAG
This genomic window contains:
- the LOC112782899 gene encoding uncharacterized protein, encoding MADLSETQQHPRTNADLMAANATLLAESQRMAELLATMQNNGEQKDDNKKANADQHEEHQSESNAKTGKTPPKTGRRRTNPFFEEIMNFEMPKNFTLMTLTPYKGIRDPKVHVTKFESMMFLNRSITNFDEFAKMLINHFAASKIYVRDSDYLSTIKQGQHERLKDYMTRFTTAAMEIPDLNPEEVIAVAKPKTLEEFRDKATGQIEIEELYKTRRNERPSSRKEEERPYRSQNKDSKKSFKLVLKFDSYTKFNTKREDIIKEILHNKLIKPPSRASTYQDQRYVNKTKHCAFHRKSGHTTDECVVAKDTLERMARQGLLDKYIGRQVRKDPSTSDEIEHVTTQLLARHDQC